One genomic region from Argentina anserina chromosome 2, drPotAnse1.1, whole genome shotgun sequence encodes:
- the LOC126782051 gene encoding uncharacterized protein LOC126782051, protein MSLKEVLFLDDDDDTAIWGFPSLLSGCPVIEHLSIDTCKLGYSTWRLEISSDSLKSLKIMHCHSSDIYVTAKSLEAFTYYSDCTCRYHKKMYLWECDSLNHLDIFCKGLKLLLMHNCLETMENSFCTPNLDAFEYSGYLKTKVRFVEAPLNFVKATIRVWETEWPTKFYSAMRDFLESFDCSKRVKIHITEPEGVLIPENRRAEWTPPLPGIKQLQLYFPAPVGDIEYCMRPSLIWMAPSAEILPFLIHDDDDEYDTYDDDDDDDNVADVDNDNDDDFGDNADNIADEDNDINYIDNVDEDHD, encoded by the exons CATCGAGCATTTGTCGATTGATACATGTAAACTAGGCTACTCTACCTGGCGGCTTGAAATTTCAAGTGACAGTCTGAAATCCTTGAAaatcatgcattgtcattCTTCCGATATCTACGTTACTGCCAAGAGTCTAGAGGCTTTTACATACTATTCAGATTGTACTTGTCGTTACCATAAGAAAATGTACTTGTGGGAATGTGACAGCTTGAACCACTTGGACATCTTTTGTAAAGGGCTGAAACTGCTTCTTATGCATAATTGCCTAGAAACTATGGAGAATTCGTTTTGCACTCCAAATCTGGATGCTTTTGAGTATAGTGGATATCTGAAGACCAAGGTCCGTTTTGTGGAAGCTCCGTTGAATTTTGTAAAGGCTACAATACGAGTTTGGGAGACGGAATGGCCCACAAAATTTTATTCTGCTATGAGAGattttcttgaaagtttcgATTGCTCTAAAAGAGTGAAGATACACATTACAGAGCCAGAG GGTGTGTTAATACCTGAAAATCGCAGAGCGGAATGGACTCCCCCATTACCTGGTATCAAGCAGCTGCAGCTATACTTTCCTGCTCCAGTGGGGGACATTGAGTATTGTATGAGACCTTCACTGATTTGGATGGCACCATCTGCTGAAATTCTACCATTTCTAATTCACGATGACGATGATGAATATGATACTtatgacgatgatgatgatgatgacaatGTTGCTGATGTGGATAATGACAATGATGATGACTTTGGCGATAATGCTGATAATATTGCTGACGAGGATAATGACATTAATTACATCGACAATGTCGATGAGGACCACGACTAA